A window of Apium graveolens cultivar Ventura chromosome 8, ASM990537v1, whole genome shotgun sequence contains these coding sequences:
- the LOC141678765 gene encoding uncharacterized protein LOC141678765: MLRFFNRGATDSPAPESPEPPPYPPYTATPPVASGPPRPIRLVYCDENGKFKMDPEAVAVLQLLKEPVGVVSVCGRARQGKSFILNQLLGQSSGFQVAATHRPCTKGLWLWSTPIRRTALDGTVYNLLLLDSEGIDAYDQTGTYSTQIFSLAVLLSSMFIYNQMGGIDEAALDRLSLVTEMSKRIRVRASGEKSTASEIGQFSPIFVWLLRDFYLDLVEDNRRITPRDYLEIALRPVQGSKRDVAAKNEIRESIRALFPDRECFPLVRPLSNENDLQKLDQIPVKNLRPEFRSGLDALTKFIFERTRPKQVGGTVMTGPIFARITQSYLDALNKGVVPTITSSWQSVEEAECQRAYDLAAEVYMSTFDRSKPPEEGSLREAHEEAVRKAMAAFDATAVGTGATRQKHEIRLQHFLKKAFEDYKKDAYREAYLQCSNAIQSMEKELRAACNASDAKVDNVIKVLEGLLSKYEASSHGPEKWRKWTVFLQQSLEGPVLDLIKKQMDRIGNEKSSIILKCRSIEDKMGLLNKQLEASEKYKSEYLKRYEDAITDKKRISDDYMNRISNLQSKCSSLEERCSSLSKAVDSARHDGIEWKRKYENLLSKQKAGEDQVSSELAILRSRSNAAEARLAAAQEQCISAQDEAGEWKRKYDIAVREAKNALEKAAAVQERSNKQTQLREDALRDEFSVVLADKEEEIKDKSAKIERAEQRVTTLSLEMKAAESKIKSYDVEIASLKHEIRDLSEKLESLNATAQSFEREARIMEQEKVYLEEKYRSEFNRFEEVQKRCKDAEKEAKRATELADKARAEAVTAQKEKSDAQRAAMERQNQIERAERHLESLERQKAHLADELERYRVAELEAVSKVAILEARVEERETEIESLLKSNNEERADTVQVLESLLETERAARAEATNRAESLSVQLQATQGKLDLLQQQMTTVRLNETALDSKLKTASRGKRVRVDENEGGVESVHDMDFNDGKIRGNKRTRSTTSPLKAPEDGGSFFRGEEVSNSQQTSSEDYTKFTVLKLKQELTKHNFGAEVLELKNPTKKDFVALYEKCVLQKS; the protein is encoded by the exons ATGCTAAGATTCTTCAACCGAGGCGCCACCGACTCGCCGGCGCCGGAATCTCCGGAGCCACCGCCGTACCCACCGTACACCGCGACGCCTCCGGTCGCTTCAGGCCCTCCAAGACCGATACGCCTGGTGTATTGCGACGAGAATGGCAAGTTCAAGATGGATCCAGAGGCGGTTGCGGTGCTTCAACTGTTGAAAGAGCCTGTTGGTGTTGTTTCGGTCTGCGGTCGGGCTCGACAAGGCAAAAGCTTcattttaaatcag CTTCTTGGACAGAGCAGTGGATTTCAGGTGGCGGCAACTCATCGACCATGTACAAAAGGCCTTTGGCTGTGGAGTACTCCTATTAGGAGGACTGCTCTTGATGGCACCGTATACAACCTCCTATTGCTAGATAGTGAAGGGATTGATGCTTACGATCAAACG GGAACTTACAGCACACAGATATTTTCATTAGCTGTCCTATTATCGAGCATGTTCATATACAACCAG ATGGGTGGAATTGATGAAGCTGCTCTTGATCGCCTTTCGCTTGTCACTGAAATGAGTAAACGTATACGTGTTAGAGCCTCGGGGGAAAAGAGCACTGCTTCTGAGATTGGCCAGTTCTCCCCAATTTTTGTCTGGCTTCTAAGG GACTTCTATCTGGACTTGGTGGAGGACAATAGGAGAATAACACCCCGTGACTACCTAGAGATTGCTTTGAGGCCAGTTCAAGGCAGCAAGAGAGACGTGGCTGCAAAAAATGAG ATCAGAGAATCTATTCGAGCTCTTTTTCCAGACAGAGAATGTTTTCCCCTTGTACGTCCTTTGAGCAACGAAAATGATCTCCAGAAGCTTGATCAAATTCCT GTTAAGAATTTAAGACCTGAATTCCGATCTGGTTTGGATGCTTTgacaaaatttatttttgaaagaACTAGGCCAAAACAGGTAGGGGGTACAGTAATGACTGGACCTATTTTTGCTCGGATAACTCAGTCCTACCTAGATGCACTTAACAAAGGTGTCGTGCCAACTATAACATCCTCATGGCAG AGTGTAGAGGAAGCAGAGTGTCAGAGAGCGTATGATTTAGCTGCTGAAGTGTATATGTCGACCTTTGACCGCTCAAAACCTCCCGAGGAA GGTTCATTGAGAGAAGCACATGAAGAAGCTGTCCGCAAAGCAATGGCTGCATTCGATGCGACTGCCGTCGGGACAGGTGCTACCAGGCAGAAACATGAAATCCGTCTCCAGCACTTTTTGAAGAAGGCATTTGAG GATTACAAAAAGGACGCTTATAGGGAGGCATACTTACAATGTTCGAATGCGATACAGAGCATGGAAAAGGAACTGAGAGCAGCTTGCAATGCTTCTGATGCCAAAGTAGATAATGTCATCAAG GTTCTAGAAGGCCTTTTATCTAAATATGAAGCTTCCTCTCATGGTCCAGAAAAATGGCGGAAGTGGACTGTTTTCTTGCAACAAAG TTTAGAAGGTCCAGTTCTTGACCTTATTAAGAAGCAAATGGATCGTATTGGAAATGAAAAGAGTTCCATTATTCTGAAGTGCCGTTCAATTGAAGATAAAATGGGATTACTTAACAAGCAACTAGAAGCTAGTGAAAAGTATAAATCCGAATACTTGAAACGGTACGAGGATGCTATAACTGACAAGAAAAGGATCTCCGATGACTATATGAACCGCATTTCCAATCTGCAGAGTAAATGTAGCTCATTGGAAGAGAGATGTTCTAGTTTATCGAAAGCTGTTGATTCAGCTCGGCATGACGGAATAGAATGGAAAAGAAAGTACGAAAACCTTCTATCGAAGCAGAAAGCAGGGGAAGACCAGGTCAGTTCTGAACTTGCGATTCTTAGGTCCAGGAGCAATGCTGCGGAGGCAAGATTGGCTGCTGCTCAAGAACAGTGTATATCTGCTCAAGACGAGGCAGGGGAGTGGAAAAGGAAATACGACATTGCTGTTAGAGAAGCAAAAAATGCTCTTGAGAAGGCAGCAGCTGTGCAAGAACGCTCAAACAAACAAACACAACTGAGGGAAGATGCTCTGAGAGATGAATTTTCTGTTGTACTTGCCGATAAG GAGGAGGAAATAAAAGATAAGTCAGCAAAGATAGAACGTGCTGAACAGAGAGTGACGACTTTAAGTTTAGAGATGAAG GCTGCAGAATCAAAGATTAAAAGCTATGATGTGGAGATAGCAAGTCTTAAGCATGAAATTAGGGACTTGAGTGAAAAATTGGAAAGCTTGAATGCAACGGCACAGTCATTTGAAAGGGAGGCTAGAATTATGGAACAGGAAAAAGTTTATCTGGAAGAGAAGTACCGCTCTGAATTTAATCGGTTTGAGGAGGTCCAAAAAAGATGCAAAGATGCTGAGAAAGAAGCTAAACGGGCTACTGAGTTGGCTGACAAAGCACGAGCTGAAGCGGTTACTGCTCAAAAAGAGAAAAGTGATGCTCAGAGGGCAGCAATGGAAAGACAGAATCAAATTGAGAGGGCTGAGAGGCATCTCGAAAGTTTGGAAAGGCAAAAAGCACACCTGGCTGACGAATTAGAGAGATACAGAGTTGCCGAGTTGGAAGCAGTATCTAAAGTTGCAATACTGGAAGCACGGGTTGAAGAAAGGGAAACTGAAATAGAGTCACTATTGAAATCAAACAATGAAGAGAGGGCAGATACTGTTCAAGTCCTTGAGAGTCTTCTAGAGACTGAACGTGCTGCACGTGCAGAGGCAACTAACAGGGCAGAGTCACTCTCTGTTCAGCTGCAAGCTACACAAGGTAAATTAGATTTACTTCAGCAGCAGATGACTACAGTACGTCTCAATGAAACAGCGCTGGATAGCAAGCTTAAAACTGCTTCACGTGGAAAAAGGGTGAGAGTGGATGAAAATGAAGGGGGTGTGGAGTCTGTCCATGATATGGATTTCAATGACGGAAAAATAAGAGGAAACAAGAGAACAAGAAGTACAACCAGCCCTCTAAAAGCACCAGAAGACGGTGGTTCCTTTTTTAGGGGTGAAGAAGTGAGCAATAGCCAACAAACTAGTTCCGAAGATTACACAAAGTTCACTGTCCTGAAACTTAAACAGGAGCTCACGAAACATAATTTTGGTGCTGAGGTACTTGAGCTGAAGAATCCAACCAAGAAGGACTTTGTTGCTCTCTACGAGAAATGTGTGCTTCAGAAATCATAA
- the LOC141676736 gene encoding NAC domain-containing protein 73-like isoform X2, translated as MEMAWGNESPGRDEQAIVTMERIQTLTCPSCSHSLQLQDDQHLPGLPAGVKFDPSDQVILQHLEAKVLHESQKLHPLIDKFIPTLEGENGICYTHPDKLPGVNKDGQIRHFFHRPSKAYTTGTRKRRKVHTDEVGGETRWHKTGKTRPVFIDGVLKGFKKILVLYTNYGRQKKPEKTNWVMHQYHLGNNEEEKDGELVVSKVFYQTQPRQCAGSSVKAINDNESLQPNKLASSSSFSRHDTNPSIKNSGLIQFYNPSFIPYNNVGGQNREMMQPQSHLIPNLTCQADGPLIINLSTAANKGGSS; from the exons ATGGAGATGGCATGGGGCAATGAATCTCCGGGCAGGGACGAACAGGCTATCGTAACAATGGAAAGAATTCAAACATTGACATGTCCTTCTTGTAGCCATAGCTTACAACTTCAAGATGATCAG CATCTGCCGGGATTACCAGCTGGAGTGAAGTTTGATCCATCTGATCAAGTAATTCTTCAACACTTGGAAGCAAAGGTGTTACATGAGAGTCAGAAGCTTCATCCTCTCATTGATAAGTTTATACCAACCCTTGAAGGAGAAAATGGAATTTGTTATACCCATCCTGATAAATTACCAG GAGTGAACAAGGATGGCCAAATTCGACACTTCTTTCACCGGCCATCGAAAGCATACACCACGGGAACAAGAAAACGAAGAAAAGTGCACACAGACGAAGTTGGTGGTGAGACAAGGTGGCACAAAACAGGAAAGACAAGGCCAGTTTTCATAGATGGAGTTTTAAAAGGTTTTAAGAAAATATTAGTACTTTATACAAACTACGGAAGACAAAAGAAGCCAGAGAAGACTAATTGGGTTATGCATCAATATCATCTTGGTAATAATGAGGAGGAGAAAGATGGAGAGTTAGTTGTTTCAAAAGTTTTTTACCAAACACAACCTAGACAATGTGCAGGCTCAAGTGTTAAGGCCATTAATGATAACGAGTCGTTGCAGCCTAACAAATTAGCATCATCAAGCAGTTTCAGTAGGCATGATACTAATCCTTCGATCAAAAATTCGGGTTTGATTCAGTTTTATAACCCTAGTTTTATCCCTTACAACAATGTTGGAGGACAGAATAGGGAAATGATGCAACCTCAGTCTCATTTGATACCAAACTTGACTTGTCAAGCTGATGGTCCATTGATTATTAATCTTTCAACAGCTGCAAACAAAGGTGGTAGCAGCTAA
- the LOC141676736 gene encoding NAC domain-containing protein 73-like isoform X1 — translation MEMAWGNESPGRDEQAIVTMERIQTLTCPSCSHSLQLQDDQVGVQHLPGLPAGVKFDPSDQVILQHLEAKVLHESQKLHPLIDKFIPTLEGENGICYTHPDKLPGVNKDGQIRHFFHRPSKAYTTGTRKRRKVHTDEVGGETRWHKTGKTRPVFIDGVLKGFKKILVLYTNYGRQKKPEKTNWVMHQYHLGNNEEEKDGELVVSKVFYQTQPRQCAGSSVKAINDNESLQPNKLASSSSFSRHDTNPSIKNSGLIQFYNPSFIPYNNVGGQNREMMQPQSHLIPNLTCQADGPLIINLSTAANKGGSS, via the exons ATGGAGATGGCATGGGGCAATGAATCTCCGGGCAGGGACGAACAGGCTATCGTAACAATGGAAAGAATTCAAACATTGACATGTCCTTCTTGTAGCCATAGCTTACAACTTCAAGATGATCAG GTGGGAGTTCAGCATCTGCCGGGATTACCAGCTGGAGTGAAGTTTGATCCATCTGATCAAGTAATTCTTCAACACTTGGAAGCAAAGGTGTTACATGAGAGTCAGAAGCTTCATCCTCTCATTGATAAGTTTATACCAACCCTTGAAGGAGAAAATGGAATTTGTTATACCCATCCTGATAAATTACCAG GAGTGAACAAGGATGGCCAAATTCGACACTTCTTTCACCGGCCATCGAAAGCATACACCACGGGAACAAGAAAACGAAGAAAAGTGCACACAGACGAAGTTGGTGGTGAGACAAGGTGGCACAAAACAGGAAAGACAAGGCCAGTTTTCATAGATGGAGTTTTAAAAGGTTTTAAGAAAATATTAGTACTTTATACAAACTACGGAAGACAAAAGAAGCCAGAGAAGACTAATTGGGTTATGCATCAATATCATCTTGGTAATAATGAGGAGGAGAAAGATGGAGAGTTAGTTGTTTCAAAAGTTTTTTACCAAACACAACCTAGACAATGTGCAGGCTCAAGTGTTAAGGCCATTAATGATAACGAGTCGTTGCAGCCTAACAAATTAGCATCATCAAGCAGTTTCAGTAGGCATGATACTAATCCTTCGATCAAAAATTCGGGTTTGATTCAGTTTTATAACCCTAGTTTTATCCCTTACAACAATGTTGGAGGACAGAATAGGGAAATGATGCAACCTCAGTCTCATTTGATACCAAACTTGACTTGTCAAGCTGATGGTCCATTGATTATTAATCTTTCAACAGCTGCAAACAAAGGTGGTAGCAGCTAA